One stretch of Gemmatimonadaceae bacterium DNA includes these proteins:
- a CDS encoding PKD domain-containing protein: MFQRIAGRASIVFSALLLACGGGSDAVTTPNPPPPTPVAPLGPPATVVAYQGGGQTGEPSTDLGIRPAVIVKDSLNRVVPGAPVTFAVDSGGGSIAAGQATTGTDGVATSGNWTLGPGEGRHTLRVTVGSLPPVKLAAIAVVAEVVLTTGQTTLSGGTITVVRPGSALDKFSITVPDSAFSGAVSFTVRQRSSAGLTLSAPGEAAILQAIRASGGGVTTQAGNPAVTPIITIVTNGPAAAAGELLLRIPVPKGTANPQAAVVDSTGIPLTFLPILSRDSASITVSTRVLNPALLRQVGNLPQATVPPHALSIVIYSGPNIGPTLSAFAPRAFGASFVYGKNDLAYPSIVTAYSPRIDNGMALVEYGSLFQFAGGVYHTFDRASGVGRSDTRGIMTSAGIWADAFSSLGRYGAQWMLWWHAQDTRYDYHIAEAVLNMLWYNQRPVPLWLTDGTYLKMVLVTDWDPAGERFIVRDAVHAVPRYLSFAGGVMAPYTDGLDATVSYTAPYFSYGWLSTFWSHLATAVTDMSSASATERYSQLFPKTQVQSRGAVTLRSTPDTPDTVYFLADTTRVWPILQPATFLIPTTLPITPGWGLAGARLYERSDAGVWNTQASSSGTSFFLDWRAFPNGKAQTVGVEILEYKNAADAFPGWTGWRELRLIKYGLTVSPQFKDAGTPSIFTPVLANGSPPLPSNAKFEWDFGDGTPKQVVTSLIAVNHTYAAGGSFDVVLRVLHSGHSDLPIARVTVNGTVSANVWLITSISDPDSLFDEATDSSGPLAELLRRLLAVPSSSILSIEDSASIPVLRLRVLRTAVWNPAECCPPVPHGPELQMPLGPSIPQQHAFGPFFSAWRTSSFTRTATTIQAQQAFGPFITYSVKDAGSQLGPAGGVRFTASINGLTMNGTIAISIIFVDGTTGIVDGESAYRLPFTATRMR, translated from the coding sequence ATGTTCCAGCGGATCGCCGGTCGTGCCTCGATTGTGTTTTCGGCCCTCCTCCTGGCCTGTGGAGGAGGAAGTGATGCGGTCACGACGCCCAATCCACCACCGCCAACACCCGTTGCGCCGCTTGGGCCCCCGGCCACCGTGGTCGCATATCAAGGCGGTGGGCAGACCGGCGAACCAAGCACCGACCTCGGAATACGGCCGGCCGTGATTGTCAAAGACTCCCTCAATCGCGTCGTGCCGGGAGCACCCGTCACCTTTGCAGTGGACTCGGGTGGCGGAAGCATCGCCGCGGGTCAAGCCACCACTGGTACTGATGGCGTCGCCACGTCCGGCAACTGGACCCTCGGTCCCGGCGAGGGGCGGCACACGCTACGCGTAACGGTCGGCAGCTTGCCACCTGTCAAACTTGCCGCGATCGCGGTCGTCGCCGAGGTCGTGCTCACGACTGGTCAAACGACACTCAGTGGCGGAACGATCACCGTCGTCCGTCCCGGCTCGGCGCTCGACAAATTCAGCATCACCGTTCCCGATTCGGCCTTCTCCGGTGCCGTGTCATTCACCGTGCGCCAGAGGTCGAGCGCAGGTCTGACCCTGTCGGCTCCCGGTGAAGCCGCGATCCTGCAGGCGATTCGCGCGAGTGGCGGAGGAGTGACGACGCAAGCCGGCAATCCAGCGGTTACGCCGATCATCACCATCGTGACCAACGGCCCCGCCGCGGCGGCGGGTGAGCTGCTGCTCAGGATTCCCGTGCCCAAGGGCACCGCCAATCCGCAGGCAGCGGTGGTGGACTCGACCGGCATACCACTCACGTTTCTCCCGATTCTCTCGCGCGACTCGGCGTCGATCACGGTCAGCACGCGTGTGCTCAACCCCGCCTTGCTTCGACAGGTAGGCAACCTTCCGCAAGCAACGGTTCCGCCGCACGCGTTGTCGATTGTGATCTATTCAGGACCGAACATCGGTCCCACGTTATCGGCATTCGCGCCACGGGCATTCGGCGCGAGCTTTGTGTACGGGAAGAACGATCTGGCGTATCCGTCCATCGTCACCGCGTACTCACCGCGAATCGACAACGGTATGGCGTTGGTCGAGTATGGGTCGCTGTTCCAATTTGCTGGTGGCGTCTATCACACGTTTGATCGCGCGAGCGGCGTCGGGCGGAGTGATACGCGAGGCATCATGACGTCCGCCGGCATATGGGCGGACGCGTTCAGTTCCCTGGGGCGCTACGGTGCTCAGTGGATGCTGTGGTGGCACGCACAGGATACGCGGTATGACTACCACATCGCAGAAGCGGTCCTCAACATGCTCTGGTACAACCAACGTCCCGTTCCATTGTGGCTCACCGACGGCACGTACTTGAAGATGGTGCTCGTGACTGATTGGGACCCCGCCGGCGAACGGTTCATTGTGCGCGATGCGGTACATGCGGTGCCCAGATACCTCTCGTTCGCCGGCGGCGTGATGGCGCCGTATACCGATGGTCTCGACGCGACGGTCAGCTATACTGCCCCATACTTCTCGTACGGGTGGCTCAGCACATTCTGGTCTCACCTCGCGACAGCGGTCACGGACATGTCGTCCGCATCAGCGACCGAGCGCTATAGTCAGCTGTTCCCGAAAACGCAGGTGCAGTCGCGGGGTGCGGTCACACTGCGTTCGACGCCTGACACGCCGGACACGGTGTACTTCCTGGCCGACACCACGCGCGTCTGGCCCATATTGCAGCCAGCGACCTTTCTCATTCCCACGACGTTGCCGATCACCCCTGGCTGGGGACTGGCAGGTGCGCGACTGTACGAACGCAGCGACGCAGGAGTCTGGAATACGCAGGCCAGCAGCAGCGGCACATCATTCTTCCTCGACTGGCGTGCGTTTCCCAACGGCAAAGCACAAACGGTCGGCGTGGAGATTTTGGAGTACAAGAATGCCGCCGACGCATTTCCGGGGTGGACCGGATGGCGCGAGCTTCGGCTCATCAAATATGGGTTGACCGTTTCCCCGCAATTCAAGGATGCCGGCACGCCCAGCATCTTCACACCGGTATTGGCCAACGGCTCACCGCCGCTGCCATCGAACGCGAAGTTTGAGTGGGATTTTGGAGACGGCACCCCGAAGCAAGTGGTGACGTCGCTGATCGCCGTGAATCACACGTACGCGGCGGGCGGGAGCTTTGATGTCGTGCTGCGCGTGCTGCACTCGGGGCACAGCGACTTGCCGATCGCGCGCGTGACGGTCAACGGGACTGTCAGTGCAAATGTCTGGCTGATCACGTCGATCAGCGATCCGGATTCACTGTTCGACGAAGCAACGGACTCCTCAGGTCCGTTGGCCGAGCTGCTGAGGCGTTTGCTCGCCGTGCCGTCGTCATCGATCCTCTCCATCGAGGACAGCGCGTCCATCCCCGTGCTCAGGCTTCGCGTGCTGCGGACAGCAGTGTGGAATCCGGCTGAGTGCTGCCCACCCGTGCCGCACGGGCCCGAGCTCCAGATGCCGCTCGGCCCATCTATCCCGCAACAACATGCATTCGGTCCATTCTTCTCCGCGTGGCGAACGAGCTCGTTCACCCGAACCGCCACCACCATCCAGGCCCAGCAAGCGTTTGGCCCGTTCATCACGTATTCGGTGAAAGATGCCGGTTCCCAGTTGGGGCCGGCCGGCGGAGTGCGATTCACCGCGTCCATAAACGGCTTGACGATGAACGGAACGATCGCGATCAGTATCATCTTCGTTGACGGCACAACCGGCATCGTCGACGGTGAATCCGCTTACCGGCTGCCTTTCACGGCGACGCGCATGCGTTAG
- a CDS encoding penicillin acylase family protein has protein sequence MKKLGLLLITAFTVHTPSQPNAADRARWQAHAAAVTITRDDWGIPHVRGKTDADAVFGAMYAQAEDDFNRVEANFITSLGRSAEAEGESAIYRDLRMKLFIDPDSMKKIYASSPPFLKTLMVAWADGLNFYLSKHPEVKPRVIATFEPWMALSFSEGSIGNDIDQVNVSQLQAFYGNGPVKVSSMTPGSDFDRAARRADAARAVEDAVEKEPSGSNGMAVSPKNTTAGRALLLINPHTSFFFREELQMTSDEGLDAYGAATWGQFFIYQGFNRTAGWMHTTSAADRTDEFIETVAQSGDKFTYKVGNTVRPLLAKTIAVPYKSGSGMAEKKFVVYYTHFGPIVRSTGGKWVAIRIMQEPLKALTQSYTRTKAKNLAEFRKTMDLHTNSSNNTLYADADGNIAYLHANFIPRRDTTFDWRQPVDGSNPASEWKGLLSFEEEPNVVNPASGWVYNSNDWPWAAAGPSSPKQSAFPRYIDNGSESHRGRHAVMVLQNKKDFTMAGLRDAAYDTYLPGFEKSIPALVKAWDEAPADNALKAKLADQVALLRQWDLRWSATSVPTSLAIYYTSEVSRLGGRGGRGAAATEPTGAQMLQALDAACAKLTADFGKCNTPWGDINRFQRLNANIESSFDDKAPSTPVGFPSANYGSLASFGARAYPNTRKWYGTSGNSFVAVVEFGKDSVRARAVTAGGLNSVIGSKHFNDQGIRYSTGDLREVYFYPNQLKAHTERVYKPGN, from the coding sequence ATGAAGAAACTCGGCCTCCTCCTGATCACGGCGTTTACGGTCCACACGCCGTCCCAGCCCAATGCCGCCGATCGCGCCCGCTGGCAGGCGCATGCGGCCGCTGTCACTATCACCCGCGACGACTGGGGCATTCCGCACGTGCGCGGCAAGACCGACGCTGACGCGGTGTTTGGCGCGATGTACGCGCAAGCCGAAGACGACTTCAACCGCGTCGAGGCCAACTTCATCACCTCGCTCGGCCGGTCGGCCGAGGCGGAAGGGGAGAGCGCCATCTATCGCGATTTGCGGATGAAGCTGTTCATCGATCCCGATTCCATGAAGAAGATCTATGCGTCAAGCCCGCCGTTTCTGAAGACGCTGATGGTGGCGTGGGCCGATGGACTGAACTTCTACCTCTCGAAGCACCCTGAAGTGAAGCCACGGGTGATCGCGACGTTCGAGCCGTGGATGGCGTTGTCGTTCAGCGAGGGCAGCATTGGCAATGACATCGATCAGGTGAACGTCTCGCAGTTGCAGGCATTCTACGGCAACGGGCCGGTGAAGGTGAGCAGCATGACGCCGGGCAGTGACTTCGACCGGGCGGCGCGCCGGGCCGATGCTGCGCGCGCGGTGGAGGATGCCGTGGAGAAGGAGCCGTCGGGTTCCAATGGCATGGCCGTATCACCCAAGAACACGACAGCCGGGCGCGCCCTGCTGCTCATCAATCCGCACACGTCGTTCTTCTTTCGCGAAGAGCTGCAGATGACCAGCGACGAAGGGCTTGACGCGTATGGCGCGGCCACCTGGGGTCAGTTCTTCATCTATCAGGGCTTCAATCGCACGGCGGGGTGGATGCATACCACGAGTGCCGCCGATCGCACCGACGAGTTCATTGAAACCGTGGCCCAGAGCGGTGACAAGTTCACGTATAAAGTGGGCAACACCGTGCGCCCACTGCTCGCGAAGACCATTGCCGTGCCGTACAAGTCGGGCAGCGGCATGGCCGAGAAGAAGTTCGTGGTGTACTACACGCACTTCGGTCCCATTGTGCGGTCGACGGGCGGCAAGTGGGTAGCCATCCGCATCATGCAGGAACCACTCAAGGCGCTGACGCAGAGCTACACGCGCACGAAGGCGAAGAATCTGGCGGAGTTCCGGAAGACGATGGATCTGCACACCAACTCGTCGAACAACACGTTGTATGCCGATGCGGACGGCAACATTGCGTATCTGCATGCAAACTTCATTCCGCGTCGCGACACCACGTTCGATTGGCGGCAACCGGTGGACGGCAGCAATCCGGCCAGCGAGTGGAAGGGGTTGCTGTCGTTCGAAGAAGAGCCGAACGTGGTGAATCCGGCCAGCGGATGGGTGTACAACTCCAACGATTGGCCCTGGGCGGCGGCGGGACCCAGCAGTCCGAAGCAGTCGGCGTTCCCCAGGTACATCGATAATGGGAGCGAATCGCATCGTGGCCGGCACGCGGTGATGGTGCTGCAGAACAAAAAGGACTTCACGATGGCCGGGCTGCGCGACGCCGCGTATGACACGTACCTGCCGGGTTTCGAGAAGTCGATTCCGGCGCTGGTGAAGGCGTGGGATGAGGCGCCGGCCGATAACGCACTCAAGGCGAAGCTGGCCGATCAGGTGGCGTTGCTTCGCCAGTGGGACCTGCGGTGGAGCGCGACGTCAGTGCCGACGTCGTTGGCCATCTACTACACCAGCGAAGTGAGCCGCCTTGGGGGCCGCGGTGGTCGTGGCGCGGCGGCCACGGAACCCACGGGCGCGCAGATGCTGCAGGCGCTTGATGCGGCGTGTGCGAAACTCACCGCGGATTTCGGCAAGTGCAATACGCCGTGGGGCGATATCAACCGGTTCCAACGCTTGAACGCCAACATCGAGTCCAGCTTTGACGACAAGGCACCCAGCACGCCAGTGGGGTTCCCGTCGGCCAACTACGGCTCGCTGGCATCGTTCGGCGCGCGCGCGTATCCCAACACCAGGAAGTGGTACGGGACCAGCGGCAACAGCTTTGTGGCGGTGGTGGAGTTCGGGAAAGACAGTGTGCGGGCGCGGGCGGTCACGGCTGGTGGCCTGAACAGCGTGATCGGATCGAAACACTTCAACGATCAGGGTATACGCTACTCGACTGGAGATCTGCGCGAGGTGTACTTCTATCCCAACCAACTCAAGGCGCACACCGAGCGTGTGTACAAGCCGGGGAATTGA
- a CDS encoding M20/M25/M40 family metallo-hydrolase, which yields MRHLSLPVFGSRRPALAVGLVLALVLTGRAQAQRAPAPDADPRIAKLVASVSEQRLRELDTKLVSFGTRMTLSDATSTSRGIGAARQWIHDELKRSSPRLQVSFDTHQIAQQGRITHDVELRNVMAVLPGRSPRRIYITGHYDSVNLGRGGQTALNAGTATNTQPAVDASNNDAPGANDDGSGTVLTMELARVFAESGIEFDATLVFMCWAGEEQGLIGSMAHAQTIAADKVVVDANFNNDIVGNSLGGNGQIDAKSVRIYSLGPEDNMSRSLARYIERVAAVYVPSHRIRLMAREDRFGRGSDHSSFTANGFPAVVFREANENFGRQHNAEDKLEGVDFRYLAQNARVNAASAASLALAPSAPRVTNERARCNSHAIRRGMTPT from the coding sequence ATGCGCCACCTGTCGCTTCCTGTATTTGGCTCCCGCAGGCCGGCGCTTGCCGTCGGTCTGGTGCTCGCTCTCGTGCTGACGGGCCGTGCGCAAGCGCAGCGCGCGCCGGCGCCAGACGCCGACCCGCGCATTGCGAAACTGGTGGCGTCGGTGTCGGAGCAGCGACTGCGCGAACTGGATACCAAACTGGTGTCGTTCGGCACGCGTATGACACTGTCCGACGCCACGTCCACCTCGCGTGGCATTGGCGCGGCGCGCCAGTGGATTCACGATGAACTCAAGCGATCAAGCCCGCGACTGCAGGTGTCGTTCGACACTCATCAAATCGCCCAACAGGGACGCATTACGCACGATGTAGAACTGCGCAACGTCATGGCCGTGCTGCCCGGTCGTTCACCGCGTCGCATCTACATTACCGGTCACTATGACAGCGTCAATTTGGGACGCGGTGGACAGACGGCGCTGAATGCCGGCACGGCCACCAATACGCAACCGGCCGTGGATGCCAGCAACAACGATGCGCCGGGCGCCAACGACGATGGCAGCGGCACGGTGCTCACCATGGAGTTGGCGCGCGTATTCGCGGAGAGCGGCATTGAGTTCGATGCCACGCTGGTGTTCATGTGCTGGGCCGGGGAAGAGCAGGGGTTGATTGGCTCCATGGCGCACGCCCAGACCATTGCCGCCGACAAGGTGGTGGTGGACGCCAACTTCAACAACGACATCGTGGGCAACAGCCTGGGTGGCAACGGCCAGATCGATGCCAAGAGCGTGCGCATCTACTCGCTGGGTCCCGAAGACAACATGTCGCGCTCACTGGCGCGCTACATCGAGCGTGTGGCGGCCGTGTATGTGCCGTCACATCGCATTCGGTTGATGGCACGCGAGGACCGCTTTGGTCGCGGCAGCGATCATTCGTCGTTCACGGCCAATGGATTTCCTGCCGTGGTGTTCCGCGAGGCGAATGAGAATTTCGGGCGACAGCACAACGCGGAAGACAAGCTGGAGGGCGTGGATTTCCGCTATCTGGCCCAGAACGCCCGCGTGAACGCCGCCAGTGCCGCCTCGCTGGCCTTGGCGCCCTCGGCGCCGCGCGTGACCAACGAACGGGCGCGGTGCAACTCACACGCAATCCGTCGGGGTATGACGCCAACCTGA
- a CDS encoding FAD-dependent monooxygenase has product MSAIEVTVLGGGPAGTAAARMLALWGHRVLLLTRPPRGPALAESLTPSCGKLLERIGVLDAINRAGFVRSTGHTVQWGNTDARVEMFGSGETGWQLLSNDLDRVLLLKRRRRGAMVHRHANVRRVEQGDDGEWRIGYEERGVMRHISSPWVIDCTGRSGLMSRANSGRVAAGARTMAIVGVWERRPHWDLANDSHTYVESYPGGWAWSVPVSRIRRQVTVMLDPSRTDVAQGRRLPLTYRDELARTSMIRAMTERARPIGAPWARDASSYACDGPTRERLLVAGDAASFVDPLSSFGVKKALASGWLAAVVAHSVLADATIGAPAMSLFAAREQAMVSGLRRQLGELAREAADAHPAGFWGTRAGTDVMTESGDPDVAALRGDADVMAAFDAIRRAEVLRLRAASGVMQVAQPVVDGHLVVLRDHLVVPAFPGGIRYLRNVDLVALARLAPRFAEVPALYMAYCAEVGGAPIADVLGALSVLVGKGMLRLA; this is encoded by the coding sequence GTGAGCGCCATCGAGGTGACCGTCCTTGGCGGCGGCCCGGCGGGCACCGCCGCGGCGCGCATGCTGGCCCTCTGGGGCCATCGCGTGCTGTTGCTCACGCGACCGCCACGAGGGCCGGCACTGGCCGAGTCGCTCACGCCCAGTTGCGGCAAACTGCTTGAGCGCATTGGCGTGCTTGACGCGATCAACCGCGCCGGGTTTGTACGCTCTACCGGCCACACGGTGCAGTGGGGCAACACCGATGCGCGGGTCGAGATGTTCGGCTCGGGTGAAACCGGATGGCAACTGTTGAGCAATGATCTCGATCGCGTACTGCTGCTCAAGCGCAGGCGGCGGGGCGCCATGGTGCACCGGCACGCCAATGTGCGTCGTGTGGAGCAGGGCGACGATGGCGAGTGGCGTATTGGCTACGAGGAACGCGGTGTGATGCGCCACATCTCGTCGCCGTGGGTGATTGACTGTACGGGACGATCCGGGTTGATGTCGCGCGCCAATTCCGGGCGCGTGGCCGCCGGCGCGCGTACCATGGCGATTGTGGGTGTGTGGGAGCGTCGTCCGCACTGGGATTTGGCCAACGACTCGCATACGTACGTGGAGAGTTATCCGGGGGGCTGGGCGTGGTCGGTGCCGGTGTCGCGTATCCGGCGTCAGGTCACCGTCATGTTGGACCCGTCGCGCACCGATGTCGCGCAGGGACGGCGTCTGCCGCTCACGTATCGCGACGAACTGGCGCGCACCTCGATGATTCGCGCGATGACCGAGCGGGCGCGTCCCATCGGTGCCCCGTGGGCGCGCGACGCGTCGTCATACGCGTGCGACGGACCGACACGCGAGCGCCTGCTCGTGGCGGGCGATGCGGCGTCATTCGTCGATCCGTTGTCGTCATTCGGCGTAAAGAAGGCGCTCGCGTCGGGCTGGCTGGCTGCGGTTGTGGCGCACAGCGTGCTGGCGGACGCCACCATCGGAGCTCCGGCCATGTCGCTGTTTGCCGCGCGGGAACAGGCCATGGTATCGGGCTTGCGGCGTCAACTAGGCGAACTGGCGCGGGAAGCGGCCGATGCCCACCCTGCCGGGTTCTGGGGTACGCGGGCGGGAACTGACGTGATGACCGAAAGCGGTGATCCGGATGTGGCGGCGCTTCGCGGTGATGCGGACGTGATGGCTGCCTTTGACGCGATTCGCCGGGCCGAGGTCCTTCGCCTGCGCGCGGCGTCTGGCGTCATGCAGGTGGCTCAACCCGTGGTCGATGGGCACCTGGTGGTGTTGCGAGACCATCTGGTGGTCCCGGCATTTCCCGGGGGCATACGCTATCTGCGCAACGTGGACCTCGTGGCGCTGGCCCGGCTCGCCCCCCGTTTTGCCGAGGTCCCGGCGCTCTATATGGCCTACTGCGCCGAAGTCGGTGGAGCGCCCATCGCGGACGTCCTTGGTGCACTGTCAGTGTTGGTCGGCAAAGGGATGCTCCGTCTTGCTTGA
- a CDS encoding alpha/beta hydrolase: MRLLDSLARCAVVTAVAACAALSVTLAAPTAAAQTSGYFMTSDSAKLFYKIIGRGPDTLIAIHGGPGMDLESIYGDFAVLGARHVVIFYDQRGGGKSELPADTMRLVAQRQIQDLDELRQHFKLAKVTLIAHSYGPLLAASYALAHPDAVTRMVFVGPVPPYRGDFSARYGTALNARLDSAQRAAMRTASRVQNDPASSEVVARQACRDYWALGLRPRLADPDRTITLVKSDFCKTDIMGIRYGGRIGNRVIMGSFGVWDLRPQLRTLNAPLLVVHGEAETIPMDMVEAWATSMPHATLLKVPKAAHFTYAERPELVWPAVETFLSGK; the protein is encoded by the coding sequence TTGCGATTACTCGATTCACTCGCCCGCTGCGCCGTGGTCACGGCGGTCGCGGCATGTGCTGCGCTCTCGGTGACGCTGGCGGCGCCAACCGCCGCTGCACAAACGTCCGGCTACTTCATGACGTCCGATAGCGCCAAGCTGTTCTACAAGATCATCGGCCGCGGCCCCGACACGCTCATCGCCATACACGGTGGACCGGGCATGGACCTCGAGTCCATCTACGGGGATTTTGCCGTGCTCGGTGCCAGGCACGTGGTGATCTTCTACGACCAGCGCGGTGGCGGAAAGTCGGAGTTGCCCGCGGACACCATGCGGCTCGTTGCGCAGCGACAGATCCAGGATCTCGACGAGCTGCGGCAGCATTTCAAGCTCGCCAAGGTCACGCTCATCGCGCACTCCTACGGGCCATTGCTGGCGGCGTCGTACGCCCTGGCGCATCCAGATGCCGTCACGCGCATGGTGTTTGTCGGACCCGTGCCGCCGTATCGCGGCGATTTCAGCGCGCGCTACGGCACGGCGCTGAACGCGCGACTCGACAGTGCGCAACGTGCGGCGATGCGCACGGCGTCGCGAGTGCAGAACGATCCGGCGTCGTCCGAGGTGGTGGCGCGCCAGGCGTGTCGTGACTACTGGGCGCTTGGTTTGCGTCCGCGACTGGCCGATCCCGATCGCACGATCACGCTGGTGAAGTCGGACTTCTGCAAGACGGACATCATGGGAATTCGCTACGGCGGTCGTATCGGCAATCGCGTGATCATGGGTTCATTCGGCGTTTGGGACCTGCGTCCGCAACTCAGGACGCTGAACGCGCCGTTGCTGGTGGTGCACGGCGAAGCGGAAACAATTCCGATGGACATGGTGGAGGCATGGGCGACGTCGATGCCGCACGCCACACTCCTGAAGGTGCCGAAGGCGGCGCACTTCACCTACGCCGAGCGTCCGGAGCTGGTGTGGCCCGCCGTGGAGACGTTCCTGTCGGGGAAGTAG
- a CDS encoding DUF305 domain-containing protein: protein MTLLAGASSSASAQGGGHDMAGMHMGPEIVIPKGARYTKADVEFMQGMIAHHAQAIVMSRMAEANGANPQVLKLSRKIDQSQVPEIQIMQEWLRRYKQFAPDTSSWQHMQMDGMLTAAQLKELEAAKGVEFDRTFLKYMIMHHEGALKMVRDLFASPLAGQEVDVSVFSNDVVTAQTGEIGVMRRLLSQLPPK from the coding sequence TTGACCCTGCTGGCCGGCGCATCGTCGTCCGCGTCCGCCCAAGGCGGCGGGCACGACATGGCGGGCATGCACATGGGCCCTGAGATCGTCATCCCCAAGGGCGCGCGCTACACGAAGGCGGACGTCGAGTTCATGCAGGGGATGATCGCCCACCACGCGCAGGCGATTGTCATGTCGCGCATGGCCGAGGCCAACGGCGCCAATCCGCAGGTGCTCAAGCTTTCTCGTAAGATCGATCAGTCGCAGGTGCCCGAGATCCAAATCATGCAGGAATGGCTGCGCCGGTACAAGCAGTTCGCACCGGACACGTCTTCGTGGCAGCACATGCAGATGGACGGCATGCTGACGGCAGCGCAGCTCAAGGAGCTCGAGGCGGCGAAGGGTGTCGAGTTTGATCGGACGTTCCTGAAGTACATGATCATGCACCACGAGGGCGCGCTGAAAATGGTGCGCGACCTCTTCGCGTCCCCGCTCGCCGGTCAGGAGGTGGATGTGTCCGTTTTTTCCAACGATGTCGTGACGGCACAGACCGGCGAGATCGGCGTCATGCGACGTTTGCTCTCCCAGCTCCCGCCGAAGTAA
- a CDS encoding Uma2 family endonuclease: MRAATDLMTAEQLVTYSERGLRTELVRGRMVVREPAGYRHGSIAARVLTRISVFLETDQTTRSAVHPLGEVLAAETGFTLQRSPDTVRAPDVAFVSWDRRPTSTGGFAELAPDLAVEVLSPRDRPGEVLAKVADWLTAGSTLVWVVDPDRRQVRVYRADGSALILCDRMVIDGEGTLPGFVLPLDILFG; encoded by the coding sequence ATGCGTGCCGCGACCGACCTGATGACCGCCGAGCAACTTGTGACCTACAGTGAGCGCGGCCTGCGCACCGAGTTGGTGCGCGGTCGGATGGTGGTGCGCGAACCGGCAGGGTACCGGCATGGTAGCATCGCCGCGCGGGTACTCACGCGAATTTCGGTGTTTCTCGAAACCGATCAAACCACGCGATCGGCGGTGCATCCCCTGGGCGAGGTACTGGCCGCCGAGACTGGGTTCACCTTGCAGCGAAGTCCGGATACCGTTCGTGCACCCGACGTCGCCTTCGTGTCGTGGGACCGTCGTCCGACGTCCACCGGGGGGTTCGCGGAGCTCGCGCCCGATCTCGCCGTCGAGGTGTTGTCACCGCGTGATCGACCGGGCGAAGTGCTTGCCAAGGTTGCCGACTGGCTGACCGCCGGCTCGACCTTGGTGTGGGTGGTCGACCCCGATCGTCGACAGGTGCGCGTGTATCGCGCTGACGGCAGCGCGTTGATTCTCTGCGATCGCATGGTGATCGATGGTGAAGGGACACTGCCCGGCTTCGTGCTGCCGCTGGATATCCTGTTTGGGTAG
- a CDS encoding homocysteine S-methyltransferase family protein: MSSLRMSYTSIADKLRCHDIIILDGGTGTDIQRRGAPMSGDTWCADANLTHPDIVRTVHRDYIHAGADIITANTFATSPILFSHIGRFSDVAHIDAIAVSLAREATVGTEVCVAGSMSTMRPMAAGTDRNNLNFVLSEHDARALFQAKANGLRASGCDLIMMELMRDTDYAVWASEAALATELPLWIGLSAERGKDGTLQGWGRDDCDFDDIARTLAALTPEVMMVMHTSPNNTDEALTILRKHWTGPIATYPECGYFKSPDWEFIDVISPDELVRKSHDWQQLGASIFGGCCGIGPDHIAALTSEFKTPRIRSITTSGPSARA; encoded by the coding sequence ATGAGCAGTCTCCGTATGAGCTACACCAGCATTGCCGACAAGCTGCGGTGCCACGACATCATCATCCTCGATGGCGGCACGGGCACCGACATTCAGCGGCGCGGTGCGCCGATGAGCGGCGACACTTGGTGCGCGGATGCCAACCTCACGCATCCGGACATCGTGCGCACGGTGCATCGTGATTACATCCACGCGGGTGCCGACATCATCACGGCGAACACCTTTGCGACCAGCCCGATCCTGTTCAGCCACATCGGAAGGTTCAGTGATGTCGCGCACATTGACGCCATCGCCGTGTCTCTGGCGCGGGAAGCGACGGTCGGAACCGAGGTATGCGTTGCGGGCTCCATGTCGACGATGCGACCGATGGCGGCAGGCACCGATCGCAACAACCTGAACTTCGTGCTCAGCGAGCACGACGCGCGCGCCCTGTTCCAGGCCAAGGCGAACGGACTCAGGGCCAGCGGCTGTGATCTCATCATGATGGAGTTGATGAGGGACACCGACTACGCGGTGTGGGCCAGCGAAGCGGCACTCGCCACCGAATTGCCGTTGTGGATTGGCCTGTCGGCCGAGCGCGGCAAGGACGGCACGTTGCAGGGATGGGGGCGTGATGATTGCGACTTCGACGATATCGCGCGCACGCTGGCGGCGCTCACGCCCGAGGTGATGATGGTGATGCACACCTCACCGAACAACACAGATGAAGCGCTGACGATTTTGCGAAAGCACTGGACGGGCCCGATCGCCACGTATCCTGAGTGCGGTTACTTCAAGTCACCGGACTGGGAATTCATCGACGTGATCTCGCCGGATGAACTGGTCAGGAAGTCGCATGACTGGCAACAGCTGGGCGCTTCCATTTTCGGCGGTTGCTGCGGGATCGGGCCTGATCATATTGCTGCGCTGACCAGCGAATTCAAGACGCCACGAATCCGTTCGATCACGACCAGCGGTCCGTCGGCGAGGGCTTGA